One window of Streptomyces sp. NBC_00273 genomic DNA carries:
- the pdxS gene encoding pyridoxal 5'-phosphate synthase lyase subunit PdxS encodes MSTLPTSPQSAESAIGTSRVKRGMAEQLKGGVIMDVVNAEQAKIAEDAGAVAVMALERVPADIRKDGGVARMSDPNMIEEIIEAVSIPVMAKSRIGHFVEAQVLQSLGVDYIDESEVLTPADEVNHSDKWAFTTPFVCGATNLGEALRRIAEGAAMIRSKGEAGTGNVVEAVRHLRQIKNEIARLRGYDNNELFAAAKELRAPYELVKEVAELGKLPVVLFSAGGVATPADAALMRQLGAEGVFVGSGIFKSGDPAKRAAAIVKATTFYDDPKIIADASRNLGEAMVGINCDTLPESERYANRGW; translated from the coding sequence GTGAGCACGCTTCCCACCTCCCCCCAGTCCGCCGAGTCGGCGATCGGCACCTCGCGTGTCAAGCGCGGCATGGCCGAGCAGCTGAAGGGCGGCGTGATCATGGACGTGGTCAACGCCGAGCAGGCGAAGATCGCCGAGGACGCCGGCGCCGTGGCCGTCATGGCTCTGGAGCGGGTCCCGGCCGACATCCGCAAGGACGGCGGCGTCGCGCGCATGTCCGACCCGAACATGATCGAAGAGATCATCGAGGCCGTCTCGATCCCGGTCATGGCCAAGTCCCGCATCGGCCACTTCGTCGAGGCCCAGGTCCTGCAGTCCCTCGGCGTCGACTACATCGACGAGTCCGAGGTCCTGACCCCGGCCGACGAGGTCAACCACTCCGACAAGTGGGCGTTCACCACCCCCTTCGTCTGTGGCGCCACCAACCTGGGCGAGGCCCTGCGCCGCATCGCCGAGGGCGCGGCCATGATCCGCTCGAAGGGCGAGGCCGGCACCGGCAACGTCGTCGAGGCCGTCCGCCACCTGCGCCAGATCAAGAACGAGATCGCCCGCCTGCGCGGCTACGACAACAACGAGCTGTTCGCCGCCGCCAAGGAGCTGCGCGCCCCGTACGAGCTCGTCAAGGAAGTTGCCGAGCTCGGCAAGCTCCCGGTCGTGCTGTTCTCCGCCGGTGGCGTCGCCACCCCGGCCGACGCCGCGCTGATGCGCCAGCTCGGCGCCGAGGGCGTCTTCGTCGGCTCCGGCATCTTCAAGTCGGGCGACCCGGCCAAGCGCGCCGCCGCCATCGTGAAGGCCACCACCTTCTACGACGACCCGAAGATCATCGCGGACGCCTCCCGCAACCTGGGCGAGGCCATGGTCGGCATCAACTGCGACACCCTCCCCGAGTCCGAGCGCTACGCCAACCGCGGCTGGTAA
- the pdxT gene encoding pyridoxal 5'-phosphate synthase glutaminase subunit PdxT: MTNTPVVGVLALQGDVREHLIALAAADAVARPVRRPEELAEVDALVIPGGESTTMSKLAVLFGMLEPLRERVAAGMPVYGTCAGMIMLADKLLDGREDQETLGGIDMIVRRNAFGRQNESFEAKIDFAGIAGGPVEGVFIRAPWVESVGAAAEVLATYDGHTVAVRQGNVLATSFHPELTGDDRVHAYFVDMVRAGL, from the coding sequence ATGACGAACACCCCCGTGGTCGGTGTCCTGGCTCTCCAGGGCGACGTACGGGAACACCTGATCGCCCTGGCCGCGGCGGACGCCGTGGCCAGGCCGGTCCGGCGTCCCGAGGAGCTCGCCGAGGTCGACGCCCTGGTGATCCCCGGCGGCGAGTCCACCACCATGTCGAAGCTCGCCGTGCTGTTCGGCATGCTGGAGCCGCTGCGCGAGCGCGTGGCGGCCGGCATGCCCGTGTACGGCACCTGCGCCGGCATGATCATGCTCGCGGACAAGCTCCTGGACGGCCGTGAGGACCAGGAGACCCTGGGCGGCATCGACATGATCGTCCGCCGCAACGCGTTCGGCCGCCAGAACGAGTCCTTCGAAGCGAAGATCGACTTCGCGGGCATAGCGGGCGGTCCCGTCGAGGGCGTCTTCATCCGCGCGCCCTGGGTCGAGTCCGTCGGCGCCGCCGCCGAGGTGCTCGCCACGTACGACGGCCACACGGTCGCCGTGCGTCAGGGCAACGTCCTGGCGACCTCGTTCCACCCCGAACTGACCGGAGACGACCGCGTTCACGCGTACTTCGTCGACATGGTGCGCGCGGGGCTGTGA
- a CDS encoding YebC/PmpR family DNA-binding transcriptional regulator, which translates to MSGHSKWATTKHKKAVIDAKRGKLFAKLIKNIEVAARMGGADIDGNPTLFDAIQKAKKSSVPNKNIDSAVKRGGGLEAGGADYETIMYEGYGPNGVAVLIECLTDNRNRAASDVRVAMTRNGGSMADPGSVSYLFNRKGVVLLPKGELSEDDVLETVLDAGAEEVNDLGDSFEIISEATDMVAVRTALQAAGIDYDSADSNFLPTMQVELDEEGARKIFKLIDALEDSDDVQNVFANFDVSDEVMEKVDA; encoded by the coding sequence ATGTCCGGCCACTCTAAATGGGCTACGACGAAGCACAAGAAGGCCGTGATCGATGCCAAGCGCGGCAAGCTCTTCGCGAAGCTGATCAAGAACATCGAGGTCGCGGCCCGTATGGGCGGCGCCGACATCGACGGCAACCCGACGCTCTTCGACGCCATCCAGAAGGCGAAGAAGAGCTCGGTCCCGAACAAGAACATCGACTCCGCGGTCAAGCGCGGCGGTGGTCTTGAGGCCGGCGGCGCCGACTACGAGACGATCATGTACGAAGGCTACGGTCCGAACGGCGTCGCGGTGCTCATCGAGTGCCTCACCGACAACCGCAACCGTGCCGCGTCCGACGTGCGTGTCGCCATGACCCGCAACGGCGGTTCGATGGCCGACCCGGGCTCGGTCTCGTACCTGTTCAACCGTAAGGGTGTCGTCCTGCTGCCCAAGGGCGAGCTCTCCGAGGACGACGTCCTGGAGACGGTGCTCGACGCGGGTGCCGAAGAGGTCAACGACCTCGGCGACAGCTTCGAGATCATCAGCGAGGCCACCGACATGGTCGCGGTCCGTACCGCGCTCCAGGCGGCCGGCATCGACTACGACTCGGCCGACTCCAACTTCCTGCCGACCATGCAGGTCGAGCTGGACGAAGAAGGCGCGCGCAAGATCTTCAAGCTGATCGACGCGCTGGAGGACAGCGACGACGTGCAGAACGTCTTCGCCAACTTCGACGTCTCGGACGAAGTCATGGAGAAGGTCGACGCCTGA